A region from the Dehalococcoides mccartyi CG5 genome encodes:
- the hemW gene encoding radical SAM family heme chaperone HemW, whose amino-acid sequence MTQNSLALYMHFPFCLKKCGYCSFISYPDKLESVPDYVNCLKKEIKLRTEGLCLHSLYFGGGTPSLLSPSQVADIMSSIQTVSHLLPGAEITFEANPGTLSLPYLKQLSGLGINRLSLGIQSFSDAELTMLGRLHDAQQARHIYTQARISGFDNINLDLIYGLPHSTLLSFKANLSEMLKLEPEHISLYGLTLEEDTPMYLQVQKGLLPFMDSEIAADQYQLAEEMLESAGYHHYEISNWAKQGYESRHNLTYWQNRPYLGLGVAGHSFFQNWRTANTIDLDEYLLCWQNNSPPSPSENINVDLANQLAETIILGLRLDKGVTAEDIEARFGTCVMDMYYPQIQECVELGLLEEHDGCIRLTPRGRLLSNEVFWRFLP is encoded by the coding sequence ATGACCCAAAACAGCCTTGCTTTGTATATGCATTTCCCTTTTTGCCTGAAAAAATGCGGATACTGCTCGTTTATTTCTTATCCGGACAAACTGGAGAGTGTGCCGGATTATGTAAACTGCCTTAAGAAAGAAATTAAACTACGGACAGAGGGGCTTTGCTTGCACAGCCTTTATTTTGGCGGAGGAACGCCCAGCCTTTTATCACCTTCGCAGGTGGCAGATATCATGAGTAGTATACAAACAGTATCGCATCTTTTGCCCGGTGCAGAGATTACATTTGAAGCTAATCCGGGTACTCTTAGCCTGCCCTATCTTAAACAGTTAAGCGGGCTCGGCATCAACCGTTTGAGCTTGGGTATCCAAAGTTTTTCAGATGCAGAGCTGACAATGCTGGGCCGTTTGCATGACGCTCAACAAGCACGGCATATATACACACAAGCCAGAATCTCCGGTTTTGACAATATAAATCTTGATCTTATTTATGGTTTACCCCATTCCACCCTGCTTTCTTTTAAAGCCAATCTGAGTGAAATGCTGAAACTTGAGCCGGAACATATTTCACTTTACGGTCTCACTCTGGAGGAAGACACCCCCATGTATCTTCAGGTGCAAAAAGGATTATTGCCCTTTATGGATTCCGAAATTGCGGCTGACCAGTATCAGCTGGCTGAAGAAATGCTGGAGAGTGCCGGCTACCATCACTATGAGATTTCCAACTGGGCTAAACAGGGCTATGAGAGCCGTCATAACCTTACTTACTGGCAAAACAGGCCTTATCTGGGTTTGGGTGTGGCTGGGCATTCCTTTTTTCAGAATTGGCGTACAGCCAATACCATAGACCTTGATGAGTATTTACTTTGCTGGCAAAATAATTCCCCGCCGTCACCGTCTGAAAATATAAATGTAGATTTAGCTAATCAGCTGGCTGAAACTATAATATTGGGGCTTAGGCTGGATAAGGGTGTAACCGCTGAAGATATTGAAGCCCGTTTCGGGACGTGTGTGATGGATATGTATTATCCCCAGATTCAAGAATGTGTTGAATTGGGGCTTTTGGAAGAGCATGATGGCTGTATCCGCCTGACCCCCAGAGGCAGGTTGCTCTCTAACGAGGTATTCTGGCGTTTCTTGCCTTAA
- a CDS encoding respiratory chain complex I subunit 1 family protein — translation MNEWLLVALALVLPPVLGSLLRGFDRILTARMQGRFGPPLLQPVYDTIKLLAKRRMITGRMQAVSSIGYLLFIMAATVMFFLGQDLLLIVLVLGVADMFLVVGAFATRSPYSQIGANRELLQILSYEPILIITAIGLYIANGSFMISEISQPLLPSLWPIFIALVLVLIILMRKSPFDISSSEHAHQELVRGVFTEYSGIHLGLIEIAHMYELILVLGVISLMWLPGVVPGIALALACWFLVLVIDNITARLTWSSMLKILWMFGLGLALVNLIGLSVLGGV, via the coding sequence ATGAACGAATGGTTGCTGGTTGCTTTAGCTCTGGTTTTGCCGCCTGTACTGGGGAGTTTGCTTCGCGGTTTTGACCGTATACTGACTGCCCGAATGCAGGGAAGGTTCGGGCCGCCCCTCCTCCAGCCTGTTTACGATACTATCAAACTTTTGGCCAAACGCCGCATGATTACCGGTCGTATGCAGGCCGTAAGTTCTATAGGTTACCTGCTTTTTATCATGGCGGCTACAGTTATGTTTTTCCTCGGTCAGGATCTTCTACTTATTGTACTGGTACTGGGCGTGGCAGATATGTTTCTGGTTGTGGGTGCCTTTGCCACCCGCTCCCCGTATAGCCAGATTGGTGCCAACCGCGAGCTTCTGCAGATACTTTCTTATGAGCCTATCCTGATTATAACGGCTATCGGGCTGTATATAGCTAACGGTAGTTTTATGATTTCTGAAATCAGCCAGCCTTTATTGCCTTCTTTATGGCCAATATTTATCGCCCTTGTTTTGGTGCTGATTATACTTATGCGAAAATCTCCTTTTGATATTTCATCTTCGGAGCATGCTCATCAGGAACTGGTCAGGGGTGTATTCACCGAATATTCGGGTATTCACTTGGGGCTTATAGAGATTGCCCATATGTACGAACTTATACTGGTACTGGGTGTTATTTCTCTCATGTGGCTTCCGGGTGTTGTGCCCGGTATTGCACTGGCACTTGCCTGCTGGTTTTTAGTACTGGTGATTGATAATATAACTGCCCGCCTTACCTGGTCTTCCATGCTGAAAATATTATGGATGTTCGGGCTGGGTCTGGCACTGGTTAACCTTATCGGACTTTCAGTGCTGGGAGGGGTCTAA
- the lepA gene encoding translation elongation factor 4, translating into MSQSSVRNFCIIAHIDHGKSTLADRLIEMTGTLRHDEMCEQVMDSMELERERGITIKAKAIRLRYISKDKQEYRLNLIDTPGHVDFSYEVSRTIAACEGAILVIDATQGIQAQTLANVYLAIEYNLEIIPVINKIDLPGADIPRVMGEIKSVLGYDEDSVLQISAKLGLGVPELLEAIVNKVPAPKGNANQPLRALIFDSHYDPYKGVVAYLRVADGNINKGDDLRLMGQGTEFRVLEAGYFAPAQVAALRLDVGDVGYIATGLKSVGECRVGDTVTLQHGGAIQPLIGYHPAKAMVFAGIYPTQTDDYHELREAMEKLSLNDASLSSEPESSPLLGHGFRCGFLGLLHLDIIVERLEREFNLSLVVTSPGVSLTVTRIGGEAFTVVNPNEMPLPHEIARIEEPWVSVVIITPSKYIGTVMDLVRENYGVYKNTEYLGQLAMSELGQRVQLHYDMPLRSILTTFHDQLKSRTQGYASLDYEFIGYRDANLSKIDVLVNDVPVDAFSRIIPPDKAHEIGEALVKKLKEMIPRQLYQVTLQAAIGSKIVARADISAKRKDVIAKCYGGDITRKRKLLDKQKEGKKKMRQIGKVEVPKEAFLSVLKLQ; encoded by the coding sequence ATGAGTCAATCCAGTGTAAGAAATTTCTGCATTATTGCCCATATAGATCATGGCAAGTCCACTCTGGCTGACCGCCTGATAGAAATGACAGGCACTCTTCGCCACGATGAAATGTGCGAACAGGTCATGGATAGTATGGAACTTGAACGTGAGCGTGGCATAACCATAAAAGCCAAAGCTATCCGTCTGCGGTATATCTCAAAAGACAAACAGGAATACCGCCTGAATCTTATAGATACTCCCGGACATGTGGATTTCTCCTATGAAGTTTCACGGACTATCGCTGCCTGCGAAGGGGCAATACTCGTTATAGACGCTACCCAGGGTATCCAAGCCCAAACTCTGGCAAATGTTTACCTGGCCATAGAATATAATCTGGAAATTATTCCGGTTATCAATAAGATAGACCTGCCGGGGGCTGATATCCCGAGGGTAATGGGTGAAATCAAAAGCGTACTAGGTTATGATGAAGATTCCGTACTGCAAATCAGCGCCAAACTGGGGCTGGGTGTACCGGAATTGCTGGAAGCCATTGTCAACAAAGTGCCTGCCCCCAAAGGAAACGCAAACCAGCCTCTGCGGGCGCTTATATTTGATTCCCATTATGACCCGTATAAAGGGGTGGTAGCCTATCTGCGGGTGGCAGACGGTAATATAAACAAGGGCGATGACCTGCGTCTTATGGGGCAAGGTACGGAATTCCGGGTACTTGAAGCGGGATATTTCGCCCCTGCCCAAGTAGCCGCATTAAGGCTGGATGTGGGTGATGTAGGCTATATAGCTACCGGGCTTAAATCCGTAGGTGAATGCCGGGTGGGTGATACTGTTACTCTGCAACACGGTGGTGCAATCCAGCCACTTATCGGTTATCATCCGGCCAAAGCCATGGTTTTTGCAGGTATTTATCCAACCCAGACAGATGACTATCACGAACTGCGTGAAGCTATGGAAAAGCTGAGTCTGAATGATGCTTCACTATCTTCCGAACCGGAATCCAGTCCCCTTTTGGGTCACGGCTTTCGCTGCGGGTTTTTAGGCCTGCTGCATCTGGATATTATAGTGGAAAGATTGGAACGTGAGTTTAATCTTTCACTGGTAGTAACTTCTCCCGGCGTCAGCCTGACAGTCACCCGTATCGGAGGTGAGGCTTTTACCGTAGTAAATCCGAATGAGATGCCTCTCCCCCATGAAATTGCCCGTATTGAAGAACCGTGGGTTTCAGTGGTTATCATCACTCCTTCAAAATACATTGGCACAGTCATGGATTTAGTCAGAGAGAACTACGGCGTATACAAAAATACCGAATATCTGGGGCAACTGGCCATGAGTGAGCTTGGGCAACGGGTACAGCTTCATTATGATATGCCATTGCGTTCCATACTCACTACTTTTCATGACCAGCTGAAAAGCCGCACTCAGGGTTATGCCTCACTGGACTATGAATTTATTGGATATCGTGATGCCAATCTTTCGAAGATAGATGTGCTGGTAAATGATGTTCCGGTAGATGCTTTCAGCCGCATTATTCCTCCGGATAAAGCCCATGAAATAGGAGAAGCACTGGTAAAAAAGCTGAAGGAAATGATACCCAGGCAGCTTTATCAGGTCACTCTTCAGGCGGCTATCGGCAGCAAGATTGTAGCCCGGGCTGACATATCTGCCAAGCGTAAAGACGTAATCGCCAAGTGTTACGGCGGTGATATTACCCGTAAACGCAAACTTCTGGATAAGCAGAAGGAAGGCAAGAAGAAAATGCGCCAAATAGGCAAAGTAGAAGTCCCCAAAGAAGCATTTTTAAGTGTCCTAAAACTCCAGTAA
- a CDS encoding NADH-quinone oxidoreductase subunit L — MASSFIAIAVLFPFVAGLICLFLKHNLLRSGLVALSAVVLISSSILLFSQGGLPIEYSPAHQWDSIIMVLDYALLAFFLLVGVKDIIKNGWSVRGILTASLVLSQIVLLGLFEFVWAPAVPLPSEPAFFIDQLSIIMCLIISIIGSLILLYAIKYMKDHEHHQHLKITRQPRFFFFMTILLGAMNGIVFSDNLLWLYFFWEITTLCCFALIGHEQTKEAVNNAFRALWMNLIGGLGFVLAIIYVFTNYGSISLQALITNPIIAMAPLFFLFMAAFTKAAQVPFQGWLLGAMVAPVPVSALLHSSTMVKAGIYLSIRLAPAITDTTLATLIALFGAFTFMVTALMAISQRESKKVLAYSTISNLGLIIMCVGINTPLAITAAIVLTIFHAISKALLFMCVGVIDHSMGSRDIEDMEGLVRRYPLIAGITVAGILSMMLVPFGMLLGKWAAIEATSAMSGFISPLVFILLVIGSAATTVFWVKWLGRFFSVTPGIEKIRFERFSFLYHSPLIVLLALAGIFSLAVIPFYENFILPAVTAFYPNVVDTSTGFFGSAVGLFTAWPLFILLAVALILVPVLFKPKAKNLSTAYMCGENVSTSADSFYSVADGETKIKLGSMYLDTQFANPNLDTGLKIVGLLILVSMLVVVLI; from the coding sequence TTGGCCAGTAGTTTTATTGCTATAGCCGTTCTCTTCCCCTTTGTAGCCGGCTTGATTTGTCTGTTCCTAAAACACAACCTTCTGAGGTCCGGGCTTGTTGCCCTGTCTGCCGTTGTGCTCATTTCCAGTTCTATCCTGCTGTTTTCGCAGGGCGGTTTGCCGATAGAGTACAGCCCTGCCCACCAGTGGGATAGCATCATTATGGTGCTTGATTATGCACTGCTGGCTTTCTTCCTGTTGGTGGGTGTGAAGGATATTATCAAAAACGGCTGGAGTGTCAGAGGTATTCTGACGGCCAGTCTGGTACTGTCACAGATAGTGCTGCTTGGGTTATTTGAGTTTGTTTGGGCACCCGCCGTACCTCTCCCTTCCGAACCGGCCTTCTTTATTGACCAGCTTTCCATTATCATGTGCCTTATTATTTCAATTATCGGTTCACTTATACTTCTTTACGCCATCAAATACATGAAAGACCATGAGCATCACCAGCATCTTAAAATCACCCGCCAGCCTCGTTTCTTTTTCTTTATGACCATATTGCTAGGCGCTATGAACGGTATTGTATTTTCTGACAATCTGCTCTGGTTATACTTTTTCTGGGAAATCACTACTTTATGTTGTTTCGCCCTTATCGGCCACGAGCAAACTAAGGAAGCTGTTAACAATGCCTTCCGTGCCCTCTGGATGAACCTGATAGGCGGTTTGGGATTTGTGCTGGCCATAATTTATGTCTTTACAAATTACGGCAGTATTTCCCTGCAAGCACTTATTACCAACCCCATTATAGCCATGGCACCTCTTTTCTTCTTGTTTATGGCGGCTTTCACCAAAGCTGCGCAGGTGCCTTTTCAGGGTTGGCTTTTAGGTGCTATGGTGGCACCGGTGCCTGTTTCGGCTTTGCTTCACTCTTCTACCATGGTCAAAGCGGGTATTTACCTTTCCATCCGTTTGGCTCCGGCTATTACTGATACCACTTTAGCCACTTTGATTGCTCTGTTCGGGGCATTTACATTTATGGTAACCGCCCTTATGGCTATCAGCCAACGTGAATCCAAGAAAGTTCTGGCCTATTCCACTATTTCAAACCTTGGCCTGATTATAATGTGCGTAGGTATAAATACCCCTCTGGCAATTACCGCTGCCATTGTCCTTACCATTTTCCATGCCATATCCAAAGCCCTCCTCTTTATGTGTGTGGGCGTCATAGACCACTCTATGGGCAGCCGTGATATTGAAGATATGGAGGGGCTGGTACGCCGCTATCCGCTGATAGCCGGTATAACTGTCGCCGGTATCCTTTCCATGATGCTGGTGCCTTTTGGCATGCTGCTGGGCAAATGGGCTGCCATAGAGGCTACTTCGGCTATGTCAGGGTTTATTTCACCGCTGGTTTTCATACTTTTGGTTATAGGTTCAGCGGCGACCACTGTTTTCTGGGTAAAATGGCTGGGGCGTTTCTTCAGTGTGACGCCGGGTATTGAGAAAATAAGGTTTGAACGTTTTTCATTTTTGTATCACAGCCCTTTGATTGTACTGCTGGCCTTGGCCGGAATATTCAGTTTAGCGGTTATCCCATTTTACGAAAATTTCATCTTGCCGGCTGTAACTGCTTTCTATCCGAATGTTGTAGATACCTCAACCGGTTTCTTCGGAAGTGCTGTAGGTTTATTTACCGCTTGGCCGTTATTTATCCTGCTGGCAGTCGCCCTCATACTGGTACCTGTTTTATTCAAACCCAAAGCCAAAAACCTTAGCACTGCCTATATGTGCGGTGAAAATGTAAGCACCTCGGCTGACAGTTTTTATTCGGTAGCTGATGGTGAGACTAAAATCAAACTGGGCTCAATGTATCTGGATACCCAGTTTGCTAACCCTAATCTGGATACCGGGCTTAAGATAGTTGGGCTTTTGATACTTGTTAGTATGCTGGTAGTGGTGCTGATATGA
- a CDS encoding ABC transporter permease has translation MKEILHYAWIEIIRRPARSIGNMLGYSLALAIAIVLFSVLSFSQDASASVLNSTGTHFITYLPQCNSEACAVDLKDPLHEGFIANNTLSKVLSADIVSQITALDTVKDASSFILFRFYDKITDTYTLVAGFDPLNTTAVKTNCCSSEDIITGEFLKPTDTGLVMLEESFALAETLPVGFRVDIGGQSFRVGGIINAGVRPGKADIYMTITELRNLINTRLNTALPPDATNIILVESNGANVHYQAIDQVKEIMGDRSLVSTYACSKPASTAMGIGENGIWLVSGILLISVIALALKSEYSAVLERRRDIGILKAIGLSDSTILWQIVSQSVIQAVIGAVAGILLGVLLIYTIPFASISGISSQDTLGVDWIVTLSAFGLAVIGGIAAGIIPALSAASVRPAESLRGL, from the coding sequence TTGAAAGAAATTTTGCACTATGCCTGGATAGAAATTATCCGCCGTCCTGCCCGCAGCATTGGCAATATGCTGGGATACAGTCTGGCACTGGCTATTGCGATAGTTTTATTTTCTGTCCTCAGTTTTTCTCAGGACGCTTCCGCCAGTGTACTAAATTCCACCGGTACTCATTTCATAACTTATTTGCCGCAGTGCAATTCAGAGGCCTGTGCTGTAGATTTGAAAGATCCGCTTCATGAAGGTTTTATAGCCAACAATACCCTTTCAAAAGTGCTTTCGGCTGATATTGTCAGCCAGATAACTGCACTGGATACGGTGAAAGATGCTTCGTCTTTTATACTATTCCGCTTTTATGACAAAATTACCGATACATATACTCTGGTTGCTGGGTTTGACCCTTTAAATACAACAGCTGTTAAAACCAATTGTTGTTCCTCAGAGGATATTATAACAGGTGAATTCCTTAAACCCACTGATACCGGTCTGGTAATGCTGGAGGAATCATTTGCTTTAGCCGAGACCCTTCCGGTTGGCTTCCGTGTGGATATAGGCGGCCAGAGTTTCAGGGTGGGCGGTATTATAAATGCCGGTGTGCGCCCCGGTAAAGCTGACATCTATATGACCATAACAGAGCTTCGCAATCTTATAAATACCCGTCTTAATACCGCACTGCCCCCGGATGCAACCAACATAATATTGGTGGAATCTAATGGAGCGAATGTGCATTACCAAGCTATAGACCAGGTCAAAGAAATAATGGGTGACCGCAGTTTGGTTTCCACCTATGCTTGCTCAAAACCTGCCTCTACTGCCATGGGTATAGGCGAGAACGGCATTTGGCTGGTTTCGGGGATTCTCCTGATAAGTGTAATTGCTTTGGCCTTGAAATCCGAATATTCTGCTGTACTGGAACGGCGGCGGGATATCGGTATCCTGAAAGCGATAGGCCTTAGTGACAGCACTATTCTTTGGCAGATAGTAAGCCAATCAGTTATACAGGCAGTTATCGGAGCTGTAGCAGGTATTTTGCTGGGAGTTTTACTTATATATACGATACCCTTTGCCAGTATCAGCGGAATCAGCAGTCAGGATACACTGGGAGTGGATTGGATAGTAACACTGAGTGCCTTTGGGCTGGCAGTGATAGGCGGAATAGCAGCCGGGATAATTCCGGCTTTAAGTGCAGCTTCCGTGCGTCCGGCTGAAAGCCTGAGGGGATTATAA
- a CDS encoding NADH-quinone oxidoreductase subunit B family protein has translation MDFVTKSQIKSPWLLHFDCGSCNGCDIEILACLTPLYDVERFGIVNMGNPKHSDVLLVTGPANKRNYRVLRNLYEQMPEPKVVIVIGTCGCSGGVFHNCPNILGGVDKVIPVDVYVPGCAARPEAIIDGVVMGLGKLADKKAKAKAQTKREEQNV, from the coding sequence GTGGATTTTGTTACGAAGTCCCAGATAAAATCACCCTGGCTGCTCCATTTTGATTGCGGCAGTTGCAACGGGTGTGATATTGAAATACTGGCCTGTCTTACACCTCTTTATGATGTTGAACGTTTCGGCATTGTAAACATGGGTAACCCCAAGCATTCGGATGTCCTTCTGGTAACTGGTCCTGCCAATAAACGTAATTACCGGGTTTTACGAAATCTGTACGAACAAATGCCTGAACCAAAGGTAGTCATAGTTATAGGTACCTGCGGTTGCAGCGGCGGCGTTTTTCATAACTGCCCCAATATACTGGGCGGAGTGGATAAAGTAATACCGGTGGATGTTTATGTTCCCGGCTGTGCCGCCAGACCTGAGGCCATTATAGACGGCGTGGTTATGGGGCTTGGCAAACTGGCTGATAAAAAAGCTAAGGCTAAAGCTCAAACCAAACGCGAGGAACAGAATGTGTAA
- a CDS encoding ABC transporter ATP-binding protein, with protein MKKSRLEAINISRSFQKGAQSIPVLKEINLRAEPGEVVVIRGKSGAGKSVLLWILSGLDNTDSGRVVFDGLELNSLGNSQRAELRRSRLGIIFQNFNLIGSWTAYENVEIALRNSKLSPLEKSKRINRILSELGLSDRLQNLPAELSIGQQQRVAIARTLATNPELILADEPTGDVDPETGAEIIEMLLTPVKAGKAGLIVATHGNFPLEIATRVYTLDNGVLIPFKLASTPHLQS; from the coding sequence ATGAAAAAATCCCGTCTTGAAGCTATTAATATCAGCCGCTCTTTTCAAAAAGGCGCCCAGTCCATACCTGTTTTAAAGGAAATAAATCTGAGGGCAGAGCCGGGTGAAGTGGTGGTTATCCGGGGTAAAAGCGGCGCAGGCAAATCAGTGCTTCTCTGGATACTTTCCGGGCTGGACAATACGGATTCAGGGCGGGTGGTTTTTGACGGGCTGGAATTAAACTCACTTGGCAACTCCCAGCGGGCTGAACTCCGCCGCAGCCGTTTGGGTATTATCTTCCAGAATTTCAATCTGATTGGTTCGTGGACTGCATATGAAAATGTGGAAATCGCCCTACGCAATTCGAAGCTTTCGCCACTTGAGAAATCAAAGCGAATTAACCGGATATTGTCTGAACTGGGGCTTTCTGACAGGCTTCAAAACCTGCCCGCTGAATTGAGTATAGGCCAACAGCAAAGGGTAGCAATTGCCCGAACACTGGCAACCAACCCTGAACTTATACTGGCAGACGAACCCACCGGTGATGTAGACCCTGAAACAGGGGCCGAAATAATCGAGATGCTGCTGACACCTGTTAAGGCAGGTAAAGCAGGGCTGATAGTCGCCACCCACGGGAATTTCCCTCTGGAAATAGCTACGCGGGTATATACCCTTGATAACGGCGTTCTGATACCATTTAAGCTTGCCAGTACACCCCATCTCCAATCCTGA